One Cannabis sativa cultivar Pink pepper isolate KNU-18-1 unplaced genomic scaffold, ASM2916894v1 Contig4, whole genome shotgun sequence DNA segment encodes these proteins:
- the LOC133033351 gene encoding uncharacterized protein LOC133033351: MRNARSKRDPNRYCKFHKDIGHMTEECRQLKDEIESLIARGHFKQYVKRQGHGYNQPSLPNNPNNQGLQPLPAEGEDILVISKGPHMAGEINNAQKRYVKEIKNEQSAFAPVTSKKVKTEEPPIIFTEEDEKNVRYPHIDPLVITIQLANKRIKRVLIDNGNSVNILYKENLWKMGLQKTKLRPCMVNLYGFTGDSIATLIGLGAISSIKQVSLKFQTPEGVGVVRDDQMLDRNWYCIELQHRKAGHKLMAILAEENEKKEEDLDP, from the exons ATGAGGAATGCGAGGAGCAAAAGAGATCCTAATAGGTATTGTAAATTCCATAAGGATATTGGGCATATGACCGAAGAATGTCGCcaattgaaagatgagatagaaagtCTCATTGCTAGAGGTCATTTTAAACAGTACGTGAAAAGACAGGGCCATGGATACAACCAGCCCAGTCTGCCCAATAACCCAAACAACCAAGGGTTACAACCTCTTCCTGCTGAAGGAGAGGACATCCTGGTTATTTCCAAAGGGCCACATATGGCAGGGGAAATTAATAATGCCCAGAAAAGATATGTGAAAgagataaagaacgagcagtcgGCATTCGCCCCAGTTACTTCCAAGAAGGTGAAGACCGAAGAACCTCCCATTATATTCACGGAGGAAGATGAGAAAAATGTGAGGTATCCTCACATCGATCCATTGGTGATTACCATTCAACTCGCCAACAAAAGGATCAAGAGAGTGTTAATAGATAATGGGAACTCGGTAAATATCCTTTATAAGGAGAATCTATGGAAGATGGGGCTCCAAAAAACCAAATTAAGGCCTTGTATGGTGAATCTTTACGGATTCACTGGAGATAGCATTGCCA CACTGATCGGGCTAGGGGCAATCAGTTCGATCAAGCAGGTATCCTTAAAATTCCAAACACCAGAAGGTGTGGGAGTGGTGCGTGATGACCAGATGCTGGATCGTAATTGGTACTGCATTGAGCTGCAGCATAGGAAAGCCGGTCACAAGTTGATGGCGATCTTGGCagaagaaaatgaaaagaaagaagaagatctTGACCCTTGA